Part of the Gordonia crocea genome is shown below.
AGCAGGCCGGGATCCGGCTGCGGCTCTTCCACGGCCGGGGCGGCACCGTCGGCCGCGGCGGCGGGCCCAGCTACGAGGCCATCCTGGCGCAGCCGCCCGGGGCGGTCCAGGGATCCCTGCGGATCACCGAGCAGGGCGAGATCATCGCCGCGAAGTACGCCGAGCCCGTCTCGGCGCACCGCAACCTGGAGACCATCCTGGCCGCGACGATCGAATCCTCCCTCCTCGACGTGGAGGGTCTGGGCGACGAATCCGAGCGGGCCTACGCGATCCTCGACGACATCGCCGAACGGGGCCGGCGCGCATACGGCGAACTCGTGCACGAGACACCGGGATTCGTCGAGTACTTCACCACGTCCACGCCGCTGTCGGAGATCGGGGAGCTCAACATCGGCAGCCGGCCAGCCTCGCGCAAGCAGACCACGGCCATCTCCGACCTACGGGCGATTCCGTGGGTCCTGTCGTGGAGCCAGTCTCGGGTCATGCTGCCCGGGTGGTACGGCGCCGGAACGGCATTCGCCGAGTGGATCGGCGACGGCGCGGACGCGCAGGAACGGTTGGCGGTGCTGCGCGACTACAACGAGCACTGGCCCTTCTTCGCCAGCGTGATGTCGAACATGGCCCAGGTCCTCGCCAAGTCGGACATGGGGGTGGCCCACCGCTATTCGCAGCTGGTGCCCGACGAGGAGCTGCGCGAGCGGGTGTTCGGCCGGATCGTCGCCGAACACGACCTGACGCTGCGGATGCACGCCGCGATCACCGGCAACGACGACCTCCTCGCGGACAACCCGGCGCTGAAGCGGTCGGTCTACAACCGCTACCCGTATCTGGAGCCGCTGAACCTGCTTCAGGTGGAGTTCCTTCGCCGCTACCGGGCCGGTGATGACAGCCGGGAGGTCCGACGCGGCATCCTGCTCACGATGAACGGACTCGCGACGGCGCTGCGCAACAGCGGCTAACGATAGGATGCGGTCCGCAACAGTGGGGGTGTCACTGTGCTGACAATCACCGGTGACCGCCGCCACGCCCAAAGCTATTACTAAGTCTTTACTATTATCCTCGGTCGGAGAGTCGCCGGCCCACCGTCGTGCCGAGCACTCAGTCATCCGTGGGGGATCTCCGTGCTCGTGTCCGAGAGCGGCCTCGCGTCATGCCATGCCCGCGCACCAGCGCGGCGGCGATACAGGGGGAAACGATGGAACCGACTCATGATCTGACCACCCGGCTACGGTCGATACTGCGCTACGACGTCCCAGCGTCGATCGTCGTGTTCCTGGTGGCGTTGCCGCTGTCCCTCGGAATCGCGATCGCCTCGGGGGCTCCCGTCGCGGCGGGTCTGATCGCCGGGGTGATCGGCGGGATCGTGGCCGGCGCCCTTGGCGGATCGGTCGTCCAAGTCAGTGGCCCGGCGGCCGGCCTGACCGTCGTCGTCGCCGAATCGATCAGCCGGTTCGGTTTTGCCGCAACGTGTTTCATCGTCGCGGCGGCCGGACTCCTCCAGATCGCCTTCGGCCTCAGCCGCGTCGCCCGCTCGGCTTTGGCGGTGGCCCCGGTGGTTGTTCACGCGATGCTCGCCGGAATCGGCATCACGATCGCCCTGCAACAGGCGCATGTGCTGCTCGGCGGCACGTCGCACAGCGGTGCCTGGGAGAACCTCACCGCGCTGCCCGGCCAGGTGATGTCCCTGCACGGCGCCTCGGCCGTCCTCGGTCTCCTCGTCATCGCGGTCATGTTCGGGTGGAAGTACATGCCCGCCAAAGTCCGCGCCGTCCCGGCCGCACTCGCGGCGATCCTGCTGGCGACGATCGTGTCGCTGGTCGCGCCGGTGGACGTCGCCCGGGTGCAGATCGACGGATCCCTCTTCGATTCGCTCGGCCTGCCGGAAATCCCCTCGGGGAGTTGGGGTGCCATCGCCCTGACCATCGTCACGATCGCGCTGATCGCCAGTGTCGAGAGCCTGCTGTCAGCGGTGGCCGTGGACAAGCTCCACACCGGCCCGCGGGCCGACTTCGACCGGGAGATGATCGGACAGGGGGCGGCGAACACTGTTTCCGGCCTGATCGGCGGTCTGCCAATCACCGGTGTCATCGTCCGCAGCTCGACCAACGTGGCCGCGGGCGCCCGGACCCGGGCCTCGGCGGTCCTCCACGGCGTGTGGCTGCTGGTGTTCTCGGTGTTCCTCGTGTCGGTGGTCGAGCAGATTCCGCTCGCTGCCCTGGCCGGCCTGCTCATCGTCATCGGCACCCAGCTGGTCAAGCTGTCGCACGTCCGCCTGGCGCACCTGACCGGCGACCTCGTCGTCTACGCGGCGACGCTCCTCGGCGTCGTATTCCTGAACCTGCTGGAGGGGGTGCTGATCGGCCTGGCCATCGCCGCGGTGCAGCTGATCATCCGGGTGGTCCGGATTGCCGTCCACGTCGACGAGATCGCCGGTACCGGCCGCTGGTTGGTGCGGATCGACGGTTCGGCCACCTTCCTGTCCCTGCCCCGTCTCACCGCGAGTCTGGCGACCGTACCGGCCGGTGTGCCGGTGACGGTCGAGATGACGGTCGACTTCCTCGACCACGCGGCCCACGAGGCGATCGAAGACTGGATGATCGCCCACCGGGCGACCGGCGGGTCGGTCGACCTCGTCGAGATCGGGGAGGCCCGGATGAGCCGGGCCGCGGTGGAACGCCCGTCTCGCAGCATGGGGCGCGCCGTCCTCGACGACGTCCTGGGACCGTGGCAGGCGGCGCAGAACCGCGCCGCATTCGGATCTGATGCGCCGTCGGCCTCACTCGTCGCCGGCGTCGCGAACTACAACCGGGGCCATTCCCACCTGCTGCGGCCGCATTTGGAGGAAATGAAGTCCGGCCAGGATCCGGAGGCGTTCTTCCTGACCTGTGCCGACTCCCGGATCGTGCCCAACGTGATCACGTGCAGCGGACCGGGCGACCTGTTCACCGTCCGCAACGTCGGGAATCTGGTGCCCGGCAGCGACGACGCCTCGGTCGACGCCGCACTGGCTTTCGCGGTCGACGTGTTGGGCGTCCGCGCGGTCGTGGTGTGCGGGCACTCGTCGTGCGGCGCGATGGCGGGTCTCCTCTCCGGCGTCTCGGCCGGGTCGGGCATCGACCGCTGGCTCGAACACGGGAAGTCCAGTGTCGAGCGGTTCCGCGCCGGCGACCCGGTGGCACGGGCCGCCGACGATGCCGGCTTCGCCGAGGTGGATCAACTGAGCATGGTCAACGTCGCCGTCCAGGTGGAGAAGCTGCGAGCGCACCCGGCCGTGCAGCGCGCGGTAGCCGAGCGCGGGCTGGTGGTGTCGGGGATGTTCTTCGACCTCGCCACCGCGCGGGTCGTCGAGGTGACCCCGCACGGGTTGTCCCACATCGATGCGCAGGCCGACGTCCTCGACCAGCTGCGGCCCTCGGGAGAGGTTGCCCAGCTGCCTGGCTAAGCTCGGTGCCAACACTGTGAGGCGAGTCGAGGAGTGCACGTGGCATCGAACAACGACAAGACCGCATTGGTCACCGGGGCGTCGTCGGGCATCGGGCTCGAGGTCGCGCGCCAACTGGCCGCCCGCGGATACCGCGTCATTGGGACCAGCCGCAACCCGGACACGGTGCCGGACGACAAGCGCATCCCGGGTGTGGAATACGTCGCCCTGGACCTGGCGGACCGCCAGTCGATCAAGGCATGCGCCGCAGCGGTCGGCGACGTCGACATCGTGGTGCACAACGCGGGGGAGAGCCAGTCCGGGCCGGTCGAGGAACTGCCCGACGAGGCGGTGGACCGGTTGTTCCAGACCAACGTCTTCGGGGCGGTCCAGCTGACACAGCCGCTGCTCCCGCACATGCGGGCACAGGGCTACGGCCGGGTCATCACCGTCGGCTCGATGCTAGCCAGCTTCCCGCTCGCACACCGTGGTTCATACACGGCGGCCAAGGCGGCACTAAAGGGCTTCGCGTTGGCGGCGCGACAGGAGTTGTCGCCGTTCGGGGTCTGGGTCAGCCACGTGGAGCCGGGCTCGATCGCCACCGGCATCGGCGAGCGCCGCACCCACTACATCGCCGACGACTCGCCCTACCGCGACGACTACGACACGATGATCCGCCACCTCGACGCCAACGAGCAGGCCGGCATCTCACCGGCCAAGGTGGCCGCGACCATCGTGTCGGCGATCGAGGCCGATCGGCCGCGCGAGTTCTACGCGGTGGGTTCCAACGCCCCACTCGTCTTCACCCTGAAACGACTTGTCCCGCGCCGCCTGGTCACCACGATGGTGGCCCGGCGGCACGGGCTCAAGCGTTAGGGCTGTGGCTCAGGCGTTCTGGTCGCCCGATACGTCGTCGCGCGCAGCGCTGTTGTTTCCGGAGCCGATGACCTTGTCGCCGAGGTCGTTCAGCAGGCCGGCGATGTCGACACCGGTGGTGCCGCGAATCACCTCGAGGCCGCTGGCCAGGCCGGCACCGGCACCGCGGGTCAGCGGGTCGACAGAATCGCCGACGAGGGTGATGTTCGCCTCGCCGAGCGGCTCGGAGGCGGCCCGGACGATCTCGGGCAGCTTGCTCAGCACCAGCTCGAGCTGACCGACCTGGTCGAGCTTGCCCAGGGCCTCGGCGCGCATCTCGAGGGCCTGTGCCTCGGCCTCACCGGTGATGCGGATACCGGCCGCGCGGGCCTCGGCCTCCGCGGTGATCTCGGCCTTCTTGGCCTCGGCCCGCTGCTGGGCGGCGTAAAGCTCCGCCTCGGCCGGCCGCCGGACCTCGGCGTCGAGCTCGGTGTCGCGCAGCTTCGCCTGCTGGGCGGCAACCTCGTTGTCCTTCTCCACCTGGACCCGGCGCCGCTCGGCCTCGACGAGCGGACGCACCGCGTCGGCCTCCGCCGAGGCGCGATCGGTGGCCTGGCGGGCGGTCTCGCGCTGGATGTCGAGCTCGCGCTGCTGCTCGATGATGGCCTGCTCGTTCTCGATCCGGCTCTGCTCGGCGACGCGGTGGGCAACGGCGCGCGACTGGGCCGCGATGGCGGCCTGATCCGATCGCTCTTTGGCCGCGAGGTCGCTGAAGTACTGGCCGTCGGAGTCCTGCACGTCGTTGATCGAGAAGCTGTCGAGGACCAGGCCCTGGTTCGACAGGATCTCCTTGATCGACTGGGCGACCTGGTCGACGAGCTGTTGGCGGTCCACGAGGATGCTCTTGGCGGTCATGGTGCCGACGATCGAGCGGAGTTCACCGGAAAGCTGTTCGGTGACCAGCGCGTTGATCCGCATGAGGTCGTCACCGAAACGCGGACCGGCCTTGAGGATGTCCTCGGGGGTGTCGCCGACCTTGACCACGGCCACGCCGCGGACCTTCAGCTCGATGCCGTCGTTGGCGGGCGTCGAGGTGTCCAGGTCGGCTTTGACCGACGACAGTTGGACGCGGGTGGCCTTCTGGACCACGGGGAGCACGAATGTCCCGGTTCCCCGGTAGACCTTGCCCTGGTGGCCCTTGCCGGTACCGGTGACGATGAACGCCTCTTCGGCGCCGGGCACGCGGTAGCGGGACAGCAGCAGCAGGATGAACAGGATGAGAAGTACGGCAGCAGCCCCGATGGCGGGGATCAGTGTCGTCATTGGCGGAACCTTTCCTTGGAAATCTCAGATGCTCAGGAGAGCTCGTCGTAGGGGAGTCGTTGGACGTGGTAGACGTTGCGGTCGTCGAGTTTGGACGTGATCCGCACGATGTCGCCGAGGGCGTAATCCTCGTCGGCGGTGAGGGACACCTGCCGGGCGCCGGTCTCGGTCTTCACCTCGCCGATGCCCAGGTGCGTCGGCCCGACCGGCTCGACGATCCGAACGCGTTCGCCGACGAGGTCGACGCTGGGCAATTCGGTACCGGATTTGACCAGGTAGGACACCAGCACGCCCGCCACCGCGGCCAGCACCAGCCCGGTCAGCGCTCCGGCCGCCAACGCCGGCAAAGTCGGGGTGTCCGCGAGGGTCATGAGTCCGCCGGCGATCAATCCGAAGCCGGTGACGAACGGGGTCAGCAGCGAGAGCAGGCCCACCCCGGAATCACCGAGGTCGAAGTCGATGTCGATGGCCGCATCGAGGTCCAAACCGACCAGCGAGAGGACGGTCAAGGCGAGACCGATAAGTCCGATTGTCAGCAAGATCGCGCCCAGCATCCGATACCCCTCTCACGCTGCCGTCGGTGTTGTCCTCCAACTTATCCGAACCACCCCCTCCGACGTCGGGTGGACGAGGGACCGGGCACGTAAGGTTGGGGCCAAGACGATGGCGGACGAACCCGAGGGGTTGATGGCGTGACGACGGTGAATGCACCGATTGTGGTGGCGGTGGACGGGTCGGATCCCGCATTGCAGGCGGTTCGGTGGGCGGCAGCGGCCGCCGCACGGGAGAACCGCCCGCTGCGAGTGGTCAGCGTGGTGGAGCCGGCGGTTCCGCAGGCCGGTTACGGCATCGTGACGGCGCAGGCCTACGTCGATGCCTCGCGTGCCTTCGCCGAGGGAGCCGTGGACCTGGCGCGTGACGTGAGCGCCGAAGCGGCGCCCACCGCGACGGTGACCGGCGATGTCCTCGACGGCCGCCCGGCGCTCGTCCTGCGCGAGGTGTCCGAGCATGCACACGTCGTCGTGCTCGGGCGCCGGGGCCTTGGCGGCGCCGAAGGCCTGGCGTTGGGATCGGTGACCGCCGACCTCGCCGCCCACGGTCAGTCCCCGGTCGTCGTCGTCCCCGAGGACACACCCACCGCCGGGCCCGTCGTCGTGGGCGTCGACGGCTCGCCGGTGTCGACCGGGGCGATCCGGACCGCCTTCGAGCAGGCCGACTTCCTGGGAGTCCCGCTGATCGCGGTGCACGCCTTCGGGGAACGCGGTCTGGCCCTGGAAAATCTCAGCGAGGAGCAGCGCCGCCGGATCAGCGACGAGGCGGTCGAGGCGCTCGGATCCCAACTCGCCGGCGGCTTGGAAGACCACCCGGACGTGTCGGTCGAGACGGTGGTGGCCGCCGCGGGTCCCGCTCAGCAGATTCTCGACGCGGCGCGCGAGGCGCAGCTGGTCGTGGTGGGCAGTCGGGGCCGCGGCGGGTTCC
Proteins encoded:
- a CDS encoding SulP family inorganic anion transporter; protein product: MEPTHDLTTRLRSILRYDVPASIVVFLVALPLSLGIAIASGAPVAAGLIAGVIGGIVAGALGGSVVQVSGPAAGLTVVVAESISRFGFAATCFIVAAAGLLQIAFGLSRVARSALAVAPVVVHAMLAGIGITIALQQAHVLLGGTSHSGAWENLTALPGQVMSLHGASAVLGLLVIAVMFGWKYMPAKVRAVPAALAAILLATIVSLVAPVDVARVQIDGSLFDSLGLPEIPSGSWGAIALTIVTIALIASVESLLSAVAVDKLHTGPRADFDREMIGQGAANTVSGLIGGLPITGVIVRSSTNVAAGARTRASAVLHGVWLLVFSVFLVSVVEQIPLAALAGLLIVIGTQLVKLSHVRLAHLTGDLVVYAATLLGVVFLNLLEGVLIGLAIAAVQLIIRVVRIAVHVDEIAGTGRWLVRIDGSATFLSLPRLTASLATVPAGVPVTVEMTVDFLDHAAHEAIEDWMIAHRATGGSVDLVEIGEARMSRAAVERPSRSMGRAVLDDVLGPWQAAQNRAAFGSDAPSASLVAGVANYNRGHSHLLRPHLEEMKSGQDPEAFFLTCADSRIVPNVITCSGPGDLFTVRNVGNLVPGSDDASVDAALAFAVDVLGVRAVVVCGHSSCGAMAGLLSGVSAGSGIDRWLEHGKSSVERFRAGDPVARAADDAGFAEVDQLSMVNVAVQVEKLRAHPAVQRAVAERGLVVSGMFFDLATARVVEVTPHGLSHIDAQADVLDQLRPSGEVAQLPG
- a CDS encoding SDR family oxidoreductase, whose amino-acid sequence is MASNNDKTALVTGASSGIGLEVARQLAARGYRVIGTSRNPDTVPDDKRIPGVEYVALDLADRQSIKACAAAVGDVDIVVHNAGESQSGPVEELPDEAVDRLFQTNVFGAVQLTQPLLPHMRAQGYGRVITVGSMLASFPLAHRGSYTAAKAALKGFALAARQELSPFGVWVSHVEPGSIATGIGERRTHYIADDSPYRDDYDTMIRHLDANEQAGISPAKVAATIVSAIEADRPREFYAVGSNAPLVFTLKRLVPRRLVTTMVARRHGLKR
- a CDS encoding flotillin family protein — encoded protein: MTTLIPAIGAAAVLLILFILLLLSRYRVPGAEEAFIVTGTGKGHQGKVYRGTGTFVLPVVQKATRVQLSSVKADLDTSTPANDGIELKVRGVAVVKVGDTPEDILKAGPRFGDDLMRINALVTEQLSGELRSIVGTMTAKSILVDRQQLVDQVAQSIKEILSNQGLVLDSFSINDVQDSDGQYFSDLAAKERSDQAAIAAQSRAVAHRVAEQSRIENEQAIIEQQRELDIQRETARQATDRASAEADAVRPLVEAERRRVQVEKDNEVAAQQAKLRDTELDAEVRRPAEAELYAAQQRAEAKKAEITAEAEARAAGIRITGEAEAQALEMRAEALGKLDQVGQLELVLSKLPEIVRAASEPLGEANITLVGDSVDPLTRGAGAGLASGLEVIRGTTGVDIAGLLNDLGDKVIGSGNNSAARDDVSGDQNA
- a CDS encoding universal stress protein; translation: MTTVNAPIVVAVDGSDPALQAVRWAAAAAARENRPLRVVSVVEPAVPQAGYGIVTAQAYVDASRAFAEGAVDLARDVSAEAAPTATVTGDVLDGRPALVLREVSEHAHVVVLGRRGLGGAEGLALGSVTADLAAHGQSPVVVVPEDTPTAGPVVVGVDGSPVSTGAIRTAFEQADFLGVPLIAVHAFGERGLALENLSEEQRRRISDEAVEALGSQLAGGLEDHPDVSVETVVAAAGPAQQILDAAREAQLVVVGSRGRGGFRGLLLGSTSQAVLHTAPCAVMIVRD